One part of the Glycine soja cultivar W05 chromosome 11, ASM419377v2, whole genome shotgun sequence genome encodes these proteins:
- the LOC114375361 gene encoding dynein light chain, cytoplasmic-like yields the protein MQKVSFLLSQMLSITMEEEEEQEPKLIHGSKAMRMHTPTPNPNPSQTIMRLASLAISFNVRLKSSHMPLHMQEHALRHTRSLFLLHHPPSPKPSNTLIARALKKEFDSKYGLAWHCVIGNSFGSFVSHTGGGFIYFSIDSLSVLLFKTEVHLVTQPPPT from the exons ATGCAAAAAGTATCTTTCCTTCTCTCTCAAATGCTTTCCATAaccatggaagaagaagaagaacaagaaccAAAGCTGATCCATGGCTCCAAGGCCATGCGCATGCACACTCCTACTCCCAATCCTAACCCTTCCCAAACAATCATGAGATTGGCCTCACTTGCGATCAGCTTCAACGTGCGGTTGAAATCATCCCACATGCCTCTTCACATGCAGGAACATGCTCTGCGCCACACTAGATCACTTTTCCTCCTTCACCACCCTCCTTCTCCAAAGCCATCCAACACTCTCATTGCTAGAGCTCTCAAAAAG GAGTTTGACTCGAAGTATGGATTGGCGTGGCACTGCGTGATAGGGAATAGTTTCGGGTCGTTTGTGAGTCACACAGGTGGAGGCTTCATCTACTTCTCAATTGACTCACTTTCTGTTCTTCTCTTCAAAACCGAGGTTCACTTGGTCACGCAACCACCTCctacttaa
- the LOC114377535 gene encoding uncharacterized protein LOC114377535 has product MATVQLQSLTLVRSSALPSATFSPPIAVSGRRNSAALPRYSGLRLRPAAETSFPTHASSRTASRGGGVKCEAGDTAVEVAPVTDANWQSLVIESESPVLVEFWAPWCGPCRMIHPIIDELAKEYTGKLKCYKLNTDESPSTATKYGIRSIPTVIIFKNGEKKDTVIGAVPKTTLTSSIEKFL; this is encoded by the exons ATGGCCACCGTGCAACTCCAATCCCTAACCCTTGTTCGCTCCTCAGCACTTCCTTCCGCCACCTTCTCCCCTCCGATCGCCGTCTCCGGCCGCCGCAACTCCGCCGCGCTGCCGCGCTACTCCGGCCTCCGGCTCCGACCCGCCGCTGAGACCAGTTTCCCGACTCACGCCAGCTCGAGAACCGCTTCTCGCGGCGGAGGTGTCAAGTGCGAGGCAGGAGACACCGCTGTTGAAG TTGCTCCCGTTACTGATGCAAATTGGCAATCACTTGTGATTGAATCCGAGTCTCCTGTACTGGTTGAATTCTGGGCTCCATGGTGTGGTCCCTGCCGTATGATCCACCCGATAATTGACGAGCTGGCAAAAGAATATACTGGTAAGCTAAAGTGCTACAAACTCAATACTGATGAGAGCCCTTCAACTGCTACTAAGTACGGGATTCGAAGTATCCCAACTGTCATTATTTTCAAGAATGGTGAGAAGAAAGATACAGTTATAGGAGCTGTGCCCAAGACAACATTGACCTCAAGcattgaaaaattcttgtga